The following are from one region of the Hydrogenophaga sp. BPS33 genome:
- a CDS encoding recombinase family protein, giving the protein MATKASSASSASSVSHAAPSVACAIYTRKSSEEGLEQDFNSLHAQREACEAFVLSQKSLGWTPIPTAYDDGGFSGGNVARPALKRLIADIEAGLVKVIVVYKVDRLTRSLADFAKLVELFDAMGVSFVSVTQQFNTTTSMGRLTLNVLLSFAQFEREVTGERIRDKIAASKRKGMWMGGVPSVGYCANGRTLEPEEPYATRVREIYAMYLKLNCIRRLSEAVHAKGWLTPERENKRIGFGGNKAFSRGHLHRILSNPIYAGMVHHKGENHPGQHTAIINLELWTAVQKRLESNRQGHKTQSHAQNPSPLSGKVFDETGRRLIPSHTTKGKKRYRYYVTPADDPGDPIRLPAEEIEQVITKAILNWAGNDKQVLDTVGWGDAQHAAHLLKRARRLCLALQKGANVAEAVSKKSERTFALRSCVNRIEVAPKCVRITLDLIGCGLQEAGAGQGEATIEVQTERKRCGMAVRLVISDGSPAQLQQREPDPGLVALMAKGRTLLKKLTFGGQSIEALAEQEKLSARYVSRVINVALLAPDIVQAIERGDHPIELNATQLITSVPFPMDWAEQRNMLGMGASVVAGSAAGAVQ; this is encoded by the coding sequence ATGGCGACTAAGGCATCCTCAGCGTCATCCGCGTCTTCTGTTTCCCACGCCGCGCCCTCCGTGGCCTGTGCGATCTACACCCGCAAGTCCTCCGAGGAAGGCCTGGAGCAGGACTTCAATTCGCTGCACGCGCAGCGCGAGGCTTGCGAAGCTTTTGTCTTGAGCCAGAAGAGCCTGGGATGGACCCCTATCCCCACCGCCTACGACGATGGCGGCTTCTCCGGCGGCAACGTCGCGCGTCCCGCCCTCAAGCGCCTGATTGCCGACATCGAGGCCGGCCTGGTCAAGGTGATCGTGGTGTACAAGGTGGACCGCCTGACCCGGTCTCTGGCCGACTTCGCCAAGCTGGTGGAGCTTTTCGACGCCATGGGAGTGTCCTTCGTCTCGGTCACCCAGCAGTTCAACACCACCACATCCATGGGGCGGTTGACCTTGAACGTCCTGCTGTCCTTTGCGCAGTTCGAGCGCGAAGTCACAGGTGAGCGGATCCGCGACAAGATCGCGGCATCGAAACGCAAGGGCATGTGGATGGGCGGGGTTCCCTCGGTGGGCTACTGCGCCAACGGCCGCACCTTGGAGCCGGAAGAGCCCTATGCCACCCGCGTCCGGGAGATCTATGCGATGTACCTCAAACTCAACTGCATTCGTCGGTTGAGCGAGGCCGTTCACGCCAAAGGCTGGCTCACCCCAGAGCGGGAGAACAAGCGCATCGGCTTTGGCGGCAACAAGGCGTTTAGCCGCGGCCACCTGCACCGCATCCTCAGCAACCCGATCTATGCAGGCATGGTCCACCACAAGGGCGAGAACCACCCTGGGCAACATACCGCCATTATCAATCTCGAACTCTGGACCGCGGTGCAAAAGCGCCTGGAATCGAACCGGCAGGGACACAAGACCCAGTCTCACGCCCAGAACCCGAGCCCGCTCAGCGGCAAGGTGTTCGATGAAACAGGACGTCGGCTGATCCCATCTCACACCACCAAGGGCAAGAAGCGCTACCGCTACTACGTCACTCCAGCCGATGACCCGGGAGACCCGATCCGTCTGCCAGCGGAGGAGATCGAACAGGTGATCACCAAAGCCATTCTGAACTGGGCGGGCAACGACAAGCAGGTGCTGGATACGGTGGGGTGGGGCGATGCCCAGCATGCGGCCCATCTGCTGAAACGGGCCAGGCGGCTCTGTCTCGCGTTGCAGAAGGGCGCCAACGTGGCAGAGGCAGTATCGAAAAAGTCAGAACGCACGTTTGCGCTGAGGTCCTGCGTCAATCGAATCGAGGTGGCGCCGAAATGCGTTCGCATCACGCTAGACCTGATTGGCTGTGGATTGCAAGAGGCTGGGGCAGGGCAGGGCGAGGCCACCATCGAAGTCCAGACCGAGCGCAAACGCTGCGGCATGGCCGTGCGGTTGGTCATCAGCGATGGCAGTCCCGCCCAGCTTCAACAACGCGAGCCCGATCCAGGGCTGGTGGCCTTGATGGCCAAGGGGCGGACCTTGCTGAAGAAACTGACCTTTGGCGGTCAGTCGATCGAGGCCCTCGCCGAGCAGGAGAAGCTCAGCGCGCGTTATGTCAGCCGGGTGATCAACGTGGCCTTGCTGGCGCCGGACATCGTGCAGGCGATTGAGCGGGGCGATCACCCCATTGAGCTCAACGCCACGCAACTGATCACGTCAGTGCCGTTCCCGATGGACTGGGCGGAGCAACGCAACATGCTGGGTATGGGGGCCAGCGTGGTCGCCGGCTCCGCGGCCGGCGCAGTTCAGTGA
- a CDS encoding helix-turn-helix domain-containing protein, with amino-acid sequence MLSVFAKRLKAARLAAKISQERLGVLAGIDEMSASARMNQYERGKHAPDYTMVHRLSTVLDVPEAYFYAAADDEATLLLKFHRLTAPQRAVALALLSEL; translated from the coding sequence GTGTTGTCGGTTTTTGCGAAGAGGCTTAAAGCTGCCCGGTTAGCAGCCAAGATTTCTCAAGAGCGCCTCGGCGTCTTGGCTGGAATAGATGAGATGTCTGCGAGCGCCAGGATGAACCAGTACGAGCGCGGGAAACATGCGCCCGACTACACGATGGTCCACCGCCTTTCGACGGTGCTCGACGTCCCTGAGGCCTATTTCTATGCCGCAGCAGACGACGAGGCAACGCTCTTGTTGAAGTTCCACCGGTTGACGGCACCGCAACGCGCCGTAGCTCTGGCGTTGCTCTCCGAGTTGTAG
- a CDS encoding helix-turn-helix domain-containing protein produces MKTFADSLKKEIARVARKELKGELDALRKTCTAQRSDIASLKRELRALQGRLFRAERVTHKTAAVVMPPAPAPTAPAARSPVGSLGSFNHEAFAEFRKGLGITQSEMGRLVEASTLSVWKWETGKAQPRAGALLRIQSAMKLGKRAAIAKAQATI; encoded by the coding sequence ATGAAAACCTTTGCCGACTCCCTTAAAAAAGAGATTGCCCGCGTCGCTCGCAAAGAGCTAAAAGGTGAACTCGACGCGTTGCGCAAGACGTGCACGGCTCAGCGCAGCGACATCGCCAGCCTCAAGCGCGAGCTTCGCGCGCTACAAGGGCGCTTGTTCCGTGCCGAGCGCGTGACCCACAAGACCGCTGCCGTCGTGATGCCACCGGCGCCCGCCCCGACGGCGCCTGCTGCACGCTCGCCCGTAGGTTCGCTCGGTTCGTTCAATCACGAAGCTTTCGCAGAGTTTCGCAAGGGTCTTGGCATCACGCAAAGCGAAATGGGCCGTCTCGTTGAAGCTTCGACCTTGTCGGTTTGGAAATGGGAGACAGGCAAGGCTCAGCCGAGGGCTGGTGCCCTTCTGAGAATTCAGTCGGCTATGAAGCTGGGCAAGCGCGCGGCCATAGCCAAAGCTCAAGCAACAATCTGA
- a CDS encoding NAD(P)H-dependent flavin oxidoreductase: MKTRITEMLGIRYPIIQGGMMWVGRAELASAVSNAGGLGVITGLTQPTPEALAAEIERCRSMTDKPFGVNLTILPSANPPPYEAYLDVIIASGVKILETAGNNPKEFIKKAKAAGMKIVHKCTAVRHALSAERNGVDAVSIDGFECAGHPGEDDIGGLVLFAAAADALKIPVIASGGIADGRGMAAALALGCEGVNMGTRFCVTEEAPIHQNIKEALVAAGERDTNIIFRTLHNSGRVLKNAISDEVIAIERRPGGCEFKDIHHLVTGARGRAALESGDVNAGLIWASQTIGLVRDIPSCGELIERMVGECRTAMQRQHAALVE, translated from the coding sequence ATGAAAACCCGCATCACTGAAATGCTTGGCATCCGCTACCCGATTATTCAGGGGGGCATGATGTGGGTAGGGCGAGCTGAACTCGCCTCTGCCGTCTCCAATGCCGGGGGTTTGGGCGTCATCACCGGACTGACACAACCCACGCCGGAAGCGCTTGCCGCAGAGATCGAACGCTGCCGCTCGATGACGGACAAACCGTTTGGCGTCAACCTCACTATTCTTCCCTCGGCCAATCCTCCGCCTTACGAAGCCTATCTCGACGTGATCATTGCCAGCGGCGTCAAGATCCTGGAGACCGCCGGCAACAATCCCAAGGAATTCATCAAGAAGGCGAAAGCTGCCGGAATGAAGATTGTTCACAAATGCACAGCCGTGCGCCACGCGCTTTCTGCAGAGCGCAACGGGGTCGATGCCGTTTCAATTGATGGCTTCGAATGCGCCGGCCATCCCGGTGAAGACGACATCGGCGGTTTGGTGCTCTTTGCTGCGGCCGCTGATGCGCTGAAGATTCCCGTCATCGCATCGGGTGGCATCGCTGACGGGCGTGGCATGGCTGCGGCGCTTGCGTTGGGCTGCGAAGGGGTCAATATGGGAACCCGGTTCTGTGTGACCGAAGAAGCGCCTATCCACCAAAACATCAAGGAAGCCTTGGTAGCCGCGGGCGAACGCGACACGAACATCATTTTCCGCACGCTGCACAACTCCGGCCGCGTTCTTAAAAATGCCATATCCGACGAGGTCATTGCGATCGAGCGCCGCCCGGGCGGATGCGAGTTCAAGGACATTCACCATCTGGTCACGGGCGCCCGAGGTCGTGCCGCACTCGAAAGCGGCGACGTGAATGCCGGCTTGATATGGGCGAGTCAGACCATCGGCCTTGTCCGCGACATTCCCTCTTGTGGCGAGCTAATCGAGCGCATGGTCGGCGAGTGCCGGACAGCTATGCAACGACAACATGCCGCGCTCGTAGAATGA
- a CDS encoding TetR/AcrR family transcriptional regulator, whose protein sequence is MSLQTAAPNIKLRTARSRPKNSKEILLGIAAKLFREKGYKGTSIRDIASRAKIEPSAIYYHYASKEALLDAVLEHSIQGLLNEVQGALDQLPAEATSRDRIQVAMAAHLRSNIAHGDYALASRRLMGEVPPAMRRKHAATRAEYGAYWESLFQEAGRENGIREDMQLGLARMFLMGALNWASEWFDPKKKSPEDLADIFCGILFDGMGPKAPVSAAGRKRMSGL, encoded by the coding sequence ATGAGTTTGCAAACCGCAGCACCCAACATCAAGCTAAGGACCGCACGGTCCCGTCCCAAAAACTCGAAGGAAATCTTGCTGGGCATCGCCGCCAAGCTTTTCCGGGAGAAGGGATACAAGGGAACGTCCATTCGGGACATCGCCAGTCGGGCCAAAATTGAACCGAGCGCTATCTACTATCACTACGCGTCTAAGGAAGCGTTGCTCGACGCGGTGCTGGAGCACTCGATCCAGGGGTTGTTAAACGAGGTTCAGGGTGCGCTCGATCAGCTGCCTGCAGAGGCTACTTCTCGTGACCGGATCCAGGTTGCCATGGCAGCCCATCTGAGATCCAACATCGCACACGGTGACTATGCGCTGGCGAGTCGCCGACTGATGGGAGAAGTGCCTCCTGCCATGCGGCGCAAGCACGCCGCAACGAGGGCGGAGTACGGTGCCTATTGGGAATCTCTCTTTCAGGAAGCGGGTCGAGAAAACGGCATCCGGGAAGATATGCAACTTGGGCTCGCTCGGATGTTTCTAATGGGTGCATTGAACTGGGCCAGCGAATGGTTCGACCCCAAGAAGAAGTCACCCGAAGACCTCGCTGACATTTTCTGCGGCATCCTCTTTGATGGGATGGGGCCCAAAGCGCCGGTTTCGGCTGCTGGACGAAAGCGTATGTCTGGCCTTTGA
- a CDS encoding enoyl-CoA hydratase/isomerase family protein has product MLLKLNRAPRMNAFTVGMMQEMHNAIDTIAVDRSLRALVIAGEGPAFCSGLDLKALPPALLGTSASVVAWTEIQQLFSGMSRKLRALDQVVIAAVQGAAVGAGFAMALAADIRVAARSAAFHIGAVKIGLSAGECGISYHLPKIVGSARAFELMLTGRPLLADEAERIGLVASVVEEAALVESALELATQVLRNSPYSTRHTKQLMWANLEAPSLEAALQLEDRTQVMALQTADFREAVAAFTEKRPPHFNGT; this is encoded by the coding sequence GTGTTGCTCAAACTCAACCGCGCCCCGCGCATGAATGCGTTCACGGTTGGGATGATGCAAGAGATGCACAACGCGATTGACACCATTGCTGTCGATCGTTCTCTGCGGGCGCTCGTCATTGCGGGAGAGGGCCCAGCGTTCTGCTCCGGCCTGGACTTGAAGGCCCTGCCACCTGCACTGCTGGGCACCTCTGCCTCGGTGGTCGCATGGACCGAAATTCAGCAGCTTTTCTCGGGCATGTCACGCAAGCTGCGAGCGCTCGACCAGGTGGTGATCGCCGCTGTGCAGGGTGCGGCGGTTGGCGCCGGATTCGCGATGGCGCTGGCCGCCGATATCCGCGTGGCGGCGCGTTCTGCGGCGTTCCACATTGGCGCAGTCAAGATCGGGCTGTCGGCGGGTGAATGCGGCATCAGCTACCACCTGCCAAAGATAGTGGGGAGTGCGCGGGCCTTCGAACTGATGCTCACTGGCCGGCCGCTGCTGGCAGACGAGGCCGAGCGCATCGGCCTGGTGGCTTCGGTAGTGGAAGAAGCCGCTCTGGTCGAGTCTGCGCTGGAGCTGGCGACCCAGGTGCTGCGGAACAGTCCCTATTCCACCCGCCACACCAAACAACTGATGTGGGCCAACCTGGAAGCCCCCAGCCTGGAGGCCGCGCTCCAGCTGGAGGACCGCACCCAGGTGATGGCCTTGCAGACCGCCGACTTCCGCGAGGCCGTTGCGGCGTTCACGGAAAAAAGACCGCCCCATTTCAACGGAACATGA
- a CDS encoding DUF3489 domain-containing protein: MKRSPSSSAKIKSVLVKRRPAPAKPVARKTSKPSASVAPAKTASAPARKRAAAAVKSSAPAPAQSKQSQLISLLSAASGASMAQLTALTGWKPHTVRGAISGSLRKRLGLDVRCLVEEGVRIYRIMGTSAP, from the coding sequence ATGAAACGCTCTCCTTCGAGTTCAGCCAAAATCAAATCAGTTCTCGTTAAACGCCGCCCGGCTCCTGCCAAGCCGGTCGCACGTAAAACGTCTAAACCTTCGGCGTCGGTGGCACCGGCCAAAACTGCTTCGGCTCCGGCACGGAAGCGAGCCGCCGCGGCAGTCAAATCTTCCGCGCCGGCCCCGGCCCAAAGCAAGCAATCCCAGCTGATATCCCTACTGAGCGCCGCGTCTGGAGCGTCGATGGCCCAACTTACCGCGCTCACCGGTTGGAAACCCCACACGGTACGCGGCGCCATCAGCGGATCTCTGCGCAAACGCCTGGGACTGGACGTGCGATGCCTCGTGGAAGAGGGTGTGCGCATCTATCGCATCATGGGGACGTCGGCCCCATGA
- a CDS encoding DUF2924 domain-containing protein encodes MNALESLESADREFLVALWQGLFKCEPPARVSIGLMRGVLAWHAQCEANGIKPSPSNPEPVATVHTAPPLLPGTRLLREWRGATHEVRVIPEGFEYAGETYKSLSRIARTITGTPWSGPAFFGVKR; translated from the coding sequence ATGAACGCGCTGGAATCATTGGAGTCTGCCGATCGCGAGTTTCTCGTCGCGCTCTGGCAAGGCTTGTTCAAGTGCGAGCCGCCAGCGCGCGTGAGCATCGGGTTGATGCGCGGCGTGTTGGCCTGGCATGCGCAGTGTGAGGCCAACGGAATCAAACCGTCGCCCTCGAATCCCGAACCTGTTGCTACTGTTCACACCGCTCCTCCACTCCTTCCGGGCACCCGCCTGCTGCGCGAATGGCGAGGCGCGACGCATGAAGTTCGGGTCATACCCGAAGGGTTTGAATACGCTGGAGAAACCTATAAAAGCCTGAGCCGTATTGCCCGCACCATCACCGGTACCCCCTGGTCCGGCCCTGCGTTCTTCGGAGTCAAACGCTGA
- a CDS encoding integrase core domain-containing protein — protein sequence MKLDYTRPGKPTDNGLIEAFNGRLRDEFLNVNEFITMQDAREKLKAWQHDYNHHRPHGSLGHLTPSEFVKKRSDQQLESRPTPV from the coding sequence GTGAAGCTCGACTACACACGTCCTGGCAAGCCCACGGACAACGGGCTCATCGAGGCATTCAACGGTCGTTTGCGTGATGAGTTTCTGAACGTCAACGAGTTCATTACGATGCAGGATGCGCGTGAGAAATTGAAGGCTTGGCAGCACGACTACAACCATCACCGTCCGCATGGCTCACTCGGCCACCTGACCCCGAGTGAGTTCGTCAAAAAGAGGTCAGATCAACAGCTGGAAAGCCGCCCAACTCCAGTTTAG
- a CDS encoding helix-turn-helix domain-containing protein, which produces MPRLSDPSSLFGRRLRAARRRAGIPQDQLGVSIGLDEGSSSARMSRYETGVHEPPFATALNLAKVLEVPVAYFYCDDDRLADFLIQYGSLDARRKNKVLALAAEFSSEMG; this is translated from the coding sequence ATGCCTCGGTTGTCGGATCCTTCCTCGCTCTTCGGGCGGCGCTTGCGCGCTGCGCGCAGACGAGCGGGAATCCCTCAGGACCAGCTTGGGGTGAGCATCGGGTTGGACGAAGGTTCAAGCAGCGCGCGCATGAGCAGGTACGAGACCGGTGTGCATGAGCCGCCATTTGCGACCGCGCTGAACTTGGCCAAAGTGCTCGAGGTGCCGGTGGCGTACTTCTATTGCGACGACGACCGGCTGGCGGACTTCTTGATTCAGTACGGAAGTCTGGACGCGCGTCGCAAGAACAAGGTGCTGGCGCTGGCTGCGGAGTTCAGCTCCGAGATGGGATGA
- a CDS encoding enoyl-CoA hydratase/isomerase family protein: MVLLNRQDGVATLSLNRPAALNALNVPLAEALLAACREIAEDGTTRAVILRGEGRSFGVGGDLAALRDGGPDTPIELIGAMHESIKILSGLDAPVIASLHGAVAGGSLSLSLACDLAIAAEGTKFNLAYANVAASCDVSGSWNLPRVVGLRRALEIALLCETFDAAEALRLGIVNRVVPADRLGKETLDLARRLAAGPTRAYGRIKKLMRQSSETAFPNQLDAERDAFDASARTDDFKEALAAFFNKRAPTFQGR; encoded by the coding sequence ATGGTTCTCTTGAATCGCCAGGACGGTGTCGCGACACTGAGCCTGAACCGGCCGGCTGCCTTGAATGCGCTGAACGTGCCGCTGGCAGAAGCGTTGCTTGCCGCGTGTCGCGAGATTGCCGAGGATGGCACGACGCGTGCGGTGATCTTGCGCGGGGAAGGCCGTAGTTTTGGCGTCGGTGGTGATCTCGCCGCATTGCGCGATGGTGGGCCCGACACGCCGATCGAGCTGATCGGTGCGATGCACGAGTCGATCAAGATTTTGTCTGGCCTCGATGCACCGGTCATCGCGTCTCTGCACGGCGCCGTGGCGGGAGGCAGCTTGAGCCTGTCGCTTGCCTGCGATCTCGCCATCGCCGCAGAAGGCACCAAGTTCAACCTGGCCTACGCGAATGTCGCGGCGAGCTGCGACGTGTCGGGCTCCTGGAATCTGCCGCGCGTGGTGGGTCTGCGCAGAGCGCTCGAAATCGCTCTTTTGTGCGAGACCTTCGATGCGGCAGAAGCCTTGCGCCTGGGCATTGTCAACCGGGTGGTGCCTGCAGATCGTCTTGGCAAGGAAACGCTGGACTTGGCCCGACGCCTGGCTGCCGGCCCGACACGGGCCTACGGGCGAATCAAAAAACTGATGCGCCAATCCTCGGAGACGGCATTTCCGAACCAACTCGATGCTGAACGCGACGCCTTCGACGCATCTGCACGCACCGATGACTTCAAGGAGGCCTTGGCAGCGTTCTTCAACAAACGCGCGCCGACCTTCCAAGGCCGCTGA
- a CDS encoding HrgA protein, producing MLNLKVLSLRDAVLQFLQSHPGQEFKSRELADGLKLAFPVRFAEKDPAQIAAEIGAGGPQWLVKYPSLHRSEEAPRRYWWSSEASSIELADPIPVPPVVEAPAQSEHALYPLLATFLISRHRKIFPKRIDEKKSSNTQGKEGNKWLHPDMVGLEELASGWSYEMKTLSAKSGAPQAKLWSFEVKVDVPRGKVREYYFQAVSNSSWANYGYLVAVNIKDDAMTELRLLNELHGIGVIRLNPDNPADDSAIEIPARERLEVDWGTCNRIATENKDFLRFIQLTAHFYDTKATSPKEWDIPLDIAAQV from the coding sequence GTGCTCAACCTCAAAGTCCTCTCTCTCCGAGATGCCGTCCTCCAGTTCCTGCAATCCCACCCTGGCCAGGAGTTCAAGTCCCGCGAGCTGGCCGACGGGTTGAAGCTGGCCTTTCCCGTTCGCTTCGCGGAAAAGGACCCAGCGCAGATCGCCGCCGAGATCGGTGCGGGCGGACCTCAGTGGCTGGTGAAATACCCTTCATTGCATCGCTCAGAGGAAGCGCCGCGGCGCTATTGGTGGTCGTCGGAAGCTTCTTCCATCGAGTTGGCCGATCCCATCCCCGTGCCTCCAGTTGTGGAAGCCCCGGCTCAAAGTGAGCACGCGCTCTACCCACTGCTTGCCACTTTCCTCATTTCCCGGCACCGCAAGATTTTCCCCAAGCGCATCGACGAGAAGAAGTCGTCGAACACCCAAGGCAAGGAAGGCAACAAGTGGCTGCACCCTGACATGGTGGGCTTGGAAGAACTGGCCTCGGGATGGAGCTACGAGATGAAGACCCTGAGCGCCAAGTCCGGCGCTCCGCAAGCCAAGCTGTGGTCCTTTGAGGTGAAGGTCGACGTGCCGCGCGGCAAGGTCCGTGAGTACTATTTCCAGGCGGTCTCGAACTCCAGCTGGGCCAACTACGGCTACCTGGTGGCGGTCAACATCAAGGACGATGCGATGACCGAGCTTCGCTTGCTCAACGAGCTGCACGGCATCGGCGTCATCCGTCTCAATCCCGACAACCCGGCCGATGACAGCGCGATCGAGATTCCGGCCCGTGAGCGCCTGGAGGTGGACTGGGGAACCTGCAATCGAATCGCCACCGAGAACAAGGATTTTCTGCGGTTCATCCAGCTCACGGCGCATTTCTACGACACCAAAGCGACCAGCCCCAAAGAGTGGGACATCCCACTAGATATTGCCGCACAGGTATGA
- a CDS encoding LysR substrate-binding domain-containing protein, whose amino-acid sequence MKLSDIENFEAIAQTGSIRAAAKLRGLTSPALTQCVARLENELHVALVVRTTRGAVLTEYGIAFLRRAQLITSEVRRASEEIGQMLSSQGGSVSIGTSATPATMLLPDVLAQFRRDRPGVQVQLSEGLFHAHLSRLREGKMDIAVGPVPAVGLDSDVLVEPLFENDLIIACGLQNPLRVATSLADLQEAEWIGTGPFEQGPGAAIADAFREHGLPVPRMMVRSESMAAIYTLLMRTDLICALPRATIQGEPLCRALCAIPVVEILPHYTISLFRLADSPLLPAARHLATLLHRHAHYVTQAMSKKQKQKLLNSADSELG is encoded by the coding sequence TTGAAGCTGTCCGACATTGAAAACTTTGAAGCCATCGCGCAGACCGGGAGCATTCGCGCTGCGGCGAAGCTGCGCGGCCTGACATCGCCCGCTTTGACGCAATGCGTGGCCCGGTTGGAGAACGAGCTGCATGTGGCCCTCGTGGTACGCACGACGCGTGGCGCCGTACTCACCGAGTACGGCATCGCCTTTCTTCGCCGGGCCCAACTCATTACTTCAGAGGTGCGCCGAGCCAGCGAGGAAATCGGCCAGATGCTGAGCAGTCAGGGCGGTAGCGTGTCCATCGGCACTTCTGCGACGCCCGCCACGATGCTGTTGCCAGACGTGCTGGCGCAGTTCCGCCGCGACCGACCCGGCGTACAAGTGCAACTCTCCGAGGGGCTGTTTCACGCGCACCTGTCGAGACTGCGCGAAGGCAAGATGGACATCGCCGTTGGGCCGGTGCCCGCCGTGGGTCTCGACTCGGATGTGCTGGTTGAGCCGCTGTTCGAAAACGATCTGATAATTGCGTGCGGGTTGCAGAACCCGCTGCGGGTCGCCACCTCGCTCGCAGATCTGCAGGAGGCGGAATGGATAGGCACCGGCCCGTTCGAACAAGGCCCTGGTGCCGCGATCGCGGACGCGTTCCGCGAGCACGGCCTGCCGGTGCCCCGAATGATGGTTCGGTCGGAGTCCATGGCGGCCATTTACACGTTGCTGATGCGCACCGACCTGATCTGCGCATTGCCTCGCGCCACGATCCAGGGCGAGCCACTGTGCCGGGCTCTCTGCGCCATCCCCGTCGTCGAGATCCTTCCGCACTACACCATTAGCCTGTTTCGGCTCGCTGACTCGCCCCTGCTGCCGGCTGCCAGGCACCTGGCCACGCTGCTGCACCGCCATGCCCACTACGTCACTCAGGCGATGTCAAAGAAGCAGAAACAAAAATTGTTGAATTCCGCCGACTCTGAACTAGGGTGA
- a CDS encoding NUDIX hydrolase has product MTSALKTGHLPPGASIHPQPGDAGEAVIIRRPSKATPLEAWSDATATGAILPGGQMPSALKGVVFAPWVDAPTSAEGWEEMAQTSLAEDPPFNPPKGFAPAAGVVIREPDGRFWLVGPTNQFGGYEVTFPKGRPDGKSLQAAALVEAYEESGLRVRLLKHLLDIQRSQTYTRYYLAERLGGTPAAMGWESQCVLLVPVSQMASLRLAAADKLVLETALSAAN; this is encoded by the coding sequence ATGACCAGCGCGCTTAAGACTGGGCACCTTCCACCAGGCGCGAGCATCCATCCTCAACCGGGTGATGCCGGCGAGGCGGTCATCATCCGGCGGCCCAGCAAGGCAACACCACTTGAGGCTTGGAGCGATGCCACGGCCACAGGTGCCATCTTGCCCGGCGGACAGATGCCTTCGGCGCTAAAGGGCGTTGTGTTTGCGCCTTGGGTAGATGCGCCAACAAGCGCTGAAGGCTGGGAGGAAATGGCTCAAACGTCGCTCGCCGAAGACCCACCCTTCAATCCTCCCAAGGGCTTCGCGCCCGCTGCTGGGGTGGTCATCCGGGAGCCCGATGGCCGCTTCTGGTTGGTAGGCCCGACGAACCAATTCGGCGGATACGAAGTGACGTTTCCCAAAGGCCGCCCCGATGGGAAAAGTCTGCAGGCCGCAGCGCTCGTAGAAGCATATGAAGAATCCGGCCTTCGCGTGCGGCTGCTCAAACATCTTCTGGATATTCAACGCAGCCAGACCTACACCCGCTACTACTTGGCAGAGCGGCTGGGCGGTACGCCTGCAGCCATGGGTTGGGAGAGTCAGTGCGTGCTGCTCGTTCCCGTTTCTCAAATGGCATCGCTGCGCCTGGCGGCCGCGGACAAGTTGGTATTGGAGACTGCGCTTTCAGCGGCAAATTGA